From Quercus lobata isolate SW786 chromosome 1, ValleyOak3.0 Primary Assembly, whole genome shotgun sequence, one genomic window encodes:
- the LOC115954716 gene encoding uncharacterized protein LOC115954716 has protein sequence MMLEKEDSQSRQKSYADVRRRKLEFQVGDHVFLRISPTKGVMRFGFRGKLSPRFVGPFEVLERMGKVAYRLALPPSLSGVHNVFHVSMLRKYVPDPSHVVDYKPLKLRDDLTYEEQPVKIVDKNEQELKRRTIHYVKVQWRNQYVREATWELEDEMKEKYPYLFEDSGMSSLED, from the exons ATGATGTTGGAGAAAGAAGATT CTCAGAGTAGGCAAAAGAGTTATGCAGACGTTAGAAGAAGGAAATTAGAGTTCCAAGTGGGTGATCATGTGTTCTTGAGGATTTCACCTACCAAAGGAGTTATGAGATTTGGTTTTCGAGGTAAGTTGAGCCCTCGTTTTGTAGGACCTTTTGAAGTCTTGGAGAGGATGGGTAAAGTTGCTTATAGGCTCGCCTTACCACCTTCTTTATCAGGGGTACATAATGTTTTCCATGTCTCAATGTTGAGGAAATATGTTCCAGACCCCAGTCATGTTGTGGATTATAAGCCTCTAAAATTAAGAGATGATTTAACTTATGAAGAGCAACCAGTTAAAATTGTGGACAAGAACGAGCAAGAGTTGAAGCGTCGTACCATACATTATGTCAAGGTTCAGTGGAGGAACCAGTATGTGAGAGAGGCTACATGGGAGTTAGAAGATGAAATGAAGGAGAAATACCCATATCTTTTTGAGGACTCAGGTATGTCAAGTTTAGAGGACTAA